The genomic segment GCCCGAAGCCCGCTGGCACCATTCACAATCGACTGGAAGAAGGCTTCTCTGTTAGAGCCGCCTGGCGCGATGATGCCAATTCCGGTTACTACGGCTTGCGGTCTGCTCATCGATTAATCCCCGATCGTGCTGCGGATCACGTCGGCAATGGAGCGAACGCTTTTGAAAACAGACATATCGCTGCTTTGCGGCTTAACGCCAAAAAGCTCCTTCAGTCCAACCGCAAGCTCCAAAGCATCAACGGAATCCAGGTCCAGCCCTTCTCCCTGTTCATTAACATCAAATAGCGGATCATCATCGTTGATTTCTTCCGGGGAGATATCCAGTCCAAACTTGGTAACAATCATGTTTTTAATTTGATTTTCAATCGATAGCTGTACGTTTTCCATTGTTTCAGCTCCTTTATTGGATAAAAGATTGCATGTCATTTCAGTGGCAGCATAAATAGCCGTTAGATTAGAAAGCGCTTTCAATGTCTTGGGATAGACATTGCTCGGCACTCACTCCTCAAATGGAAATGACATAGGCAGTGCAGCTTAAAACAGCAGGCTTCAATTGTACAAACTCATCTGGATGAATGTGTGTTAGAAAGGAAAACAGTAGGTGTGGGTGGGTTGAGAGAAGATCATTCATAGTTGAATGTGTCGCTAAAGGAGTAGACGACTATATCTCTTGAGGAATGATGCTTAACGAAGATGCGGTCGTCGATGCAACCAATAGTGCCGTTAATAAAGTTATACCATAATTCTATGTTTTTTTACAATATTTATTTTTATGTCTATATTTAGATTTAAGTTACAAATCATGTAACTTTAATTTGTCGCTGATGCTGTCGTCACTTTCTATTTTTGGCGAATAAACGCCGTTGTTTAAATAAACCGCTCTTAAAATTGCTGATACTAGTCGTTGCGCGCCTCATAAGCGCGCATAAATTTTGAAACCCATTTCATTTTACAAGAGATATTTGCGGACCTTGGAGTGATATGCTTAGCTTCGCGTAGACAAAAGATGCTCTAGAGGGGTCGGGAAATGTCTAGGGGCATGCCCACTTACGGTGGAAAAAACGGAACTATTCCCAATATACCACAAACACCATCCACATAATACCATAAAAATACGTCATCAAATCACCCAAAAATTGGACATTTGCCAGACATTTTCCCTGTCTACCGCCAATACCACTCTCGCAGAAATATGAACTTATGTACTGAATGCCAGCCTCATGCTCTTCGTTTCAGGGGTTACTCCCTGCACAATAGACTTGGTGGACACAGCAGTCGCTATTCGGGCCAAATACGGGTTTTGGCACATTCTGCGGACTCAGGAGCTGCTAATGCGTTGCCAGAAGCCATTATGACCGGATTATGAGGACAATAGCGGCCTTCCTGGCCGCATGCAGCCTGAAAACGGATTAAAAGCTATAATAGTGGAACCTCAGTCCGCCAAAAAGTCTCAG from the Paenibacillus sp. BIHB 4019 genome contains:
- a CDS encoding phosphopantetheine-binding protein, which produces MENVQLSIENQIKNMIVTKFGLDISPEEINDDDPLFDVNEQGEGLDLDSVDALELAVGLKELFGVKPQSSDMSVFKSVRSIADVIRSTIGD